The genomic DNA CCCGGGACGCGTCCCATCTCCGAGGTAGACTGAGCCGGTGGACACCGACGCCCCTGGACGCTCCGACCACCCGGTCGAGGAGCCGGAGCGCGCCTTCTTCGGGCGCCGCAAGGGCAAGCGCCTGCGCGGGCAGCAGGAGCGCCGGCTCGCCGAGCTGCTGCCGAGCCTGCGGGTCGACCTGCCGCCGGGCGACGCGATCCTCGATCCGCGCGCGCTGTTCCCCGCCATGCCGGCGCCGCCGGAGGCGCTGTGGCTGGAGATCGGCTTCGGCGGCGGCGAGCACCTCGCCGCCCAGGCGGCCGCGCATCCGGCCGTCGGCATCATCGGCGCCGAGCCCTTCGTCAACGGCGTGGTCAAGCTGCTGGCGGCGATCGAGGCGCGTGCGCTGCGCAACGTCCGCATCCGCGACGAGGACGTGACCGCCCTGCTGGCGCGCCTGCCGGATGCCTGCCTCGACCGGGTCTACCTGCTCTATCCCGATCCCTGGCCCAAGCGGCGGCAGCGCAAGCGCCGGTTCGTCTCCGACGCGTCGCTCGCCGAGATCGGCCGGGTCCTGAAGGACGGCGGCCTGTTCCGCTTCGCCAGCGACATCGACGACTATGCCGGCTGGACGCTCGTCCGGGCCGCGCGGTGCCCGGTCCTCGCCTGGACGGCGCGGGACGCCCGGGACTGGACGCGGCCGTTCCCGGGCTGGCCCGGCACGCGCTACGAGGCCAAGGCGCTGGCAGCGGGCCGCCGGCCCACCTATCTGGAATTCGCCCGCCGCCCCCGCTGAGAGCCCCCGCGGTCGGGTCGCGCGGGTGCCCGGTCGCCGCAGGCGGAGCGGAACGCCTTGCCACAGTCACGCTCGGGCGCCATCCTCAGGGCCCGCCGCGGTCCGTGATCGTGGCGGGAGGGGGCTCATCTCCGGCGG from Methylobacterium oryzae includes the following:
- the trmB gene encoding tRNA (guanine(46)-N(7))-methyltransferase TrmB, coding for MDTDAPGRSDHPVEEPERAFFGRRKGKRLRGQQERRLAELLPSLRVDLPPGDAILDPRALFPAMPAPPEALWLEIGFGGGEHLAAQAAAHPAVGIIGAEPFVNGVVKLLAAIEARALRNVRIRDEDVTALLARLPDACLDRVYLLYPDPWPKRRQRKRRFVSDASLAEIGRVLKDGGLFRFASDIDDYAGWTLVRAARCPVLAWTARDARDWTRPFPGWPGTRYEAKALAAGRRPTYLEFARRPR